The Chloroflexota bacterium DNA segment CCGCTGGCTGGCCGAAATGCGGGTGGACGGGCCGCGCTATCTGCTGGGGATCTCCGGCGGTGTGGCCCACTTCGCGGTGGACGTTTCGGACCATCCCGACGATCTCGACCAGGACCGCGAGCAGCGCTTCGCCGAGCTGCGCGAGGCTGCGGGGCTGCTCCCGGCGACCGAGGCCGGAATCGCCGCGCAGGCCCGGGCCAACGTGGACTGGCACGCGCGTCACCGGTTTTGCGGTGCGTGCGGTCACCCCACCGCGCCGCAGCGCGGCGGCCAGTCGCGCAAGTGCGGGCACTGCGGCATGGAGCACTTCCCGCGCACGGACCCAGTGGTGATCGTGGTTGTCGCCGACGGCGATCGCTGCCTGCTTGGGCAATCCCACGGACGGCTGTCGAGCCAGCGCATGTTCTCCGCGCTGGCCGGGTTCATGGACCAGGGCGAATCCATCGAGGAAGCCGTGCGGCGCGAGGTGGCCGAAGAATCCGGCGTCCAGGTCGGCGCGGTGCGCTACCACTCGTCGCAACCCTGGCCGTTTCCCTCGTCCCTGATGATCGGCTGCCACGCCGACGCGCTCACGTTTGACCCGCGCCCCGACGACGTCGAAATGCAGGCCGTCCGCTGGTTCGACCGGGACCAGGTCCTCCGCGCCCTCGCCGGCGCCGATCCCCACCTCCGCGTCCCCGGCGAGTACGCCATCGCCCACCACCTCATCCGCGCCTGGGCGGAGGGGGAAATCTAACCGGCGGCGTCACTTCGAGGGCAATGGTGATCTACCCACCGCCGCGGCACTGCGGTGTGCATAGAATTGTTTGAGCGTCTACAGGCAATCATCCATGGACCGCGTGTTCATCTACTGGGATAACTCAAACATCTTTCACGAGGCGCAGCGCCTTGCCGAAGAACGGGGCGAAGGACCCGACGCCCGCTACCGGGTGCGCATCAATTTCGACAACATTCTGCGCCTCGCGCACGCCGACCGGCCGCTCGAGCGCGCGGTTGCCGCCGGGTCCATTCCTCCGGAAATGCGGCATCTATGGAATCGAATGGAAGGCGCTGGGGTGGAAGTGCGGCTGTTTGACCGCGGCAGCCCCAACCGCGGCGAACAGGACATGCCCGACCGGTTGTTGCAATTGCGCATGCTCGAAGACGCGCTGGATTACAATGGCGATCCGGGCATCGCGGTGCTGCTGACGGGCGACGGCGCGGGCTATCTAGAAGGGGCGGGCTTTCACAGCACACTCGAACGCATGCACAATCGCGGTTGGCGGATCGAGGTCCTCTCATGGGCGCACTCTTGCAACCAGCGAATGCGGGGCTGGGCCGAGCACAACGGCGTGTTTGTTGCGCTGGACGATTTCTATGACGCGATTACGTTCATGGAGCCGTCCCAGCCCGGATTCGAATTGGCGCGAGCGCGAGACTCGGCGGACTTGGACCTTTCGCAGCGACTGATTGCCTGATAGCTGATTTCGAGCACCCATCGTGTCCTTCGATGTCAACTCGTTGACTGCCCTAGCAGGACAGACACATGCCCATGAAGAATCCACCGCATCCGGGGCTGTCGGTGCGGTTCGATTGCCTGGCGCCGCTGGATCTGAGCGTCACGGAGGCGGCAAGGCGCTTGGGCGTCAGCCGCAAACAGCTGTCGGATGTCGTGAACGGTCGCTCCGGGATCTCACCCGAGATGGCGATCCGCCTGGACAAGGCCTTCGGGGGCGGCGCTGCCGCGTGGTACCAGCTACAGGCCTCCTACGACCTGGCCCAAGCGATGCAGCGGTCGGATGACATCCACGTCGCACCGATTCACGCTGAGGTCCAGCGATGACAACCTGCCGGCGCAACGTGCCCGTGGTCGAATCACCTCCCCTTCCCAAGCCACCCAGAAAGTCGCGGCCGGTGGCGATCGACCACAGGATGAGAATTCCGGTCAGCTTCTTCGAGCCGCTTCCGCGGCATCTCATTGCCGCATTTCAGGGAGACGCTGACCCGGCGTGAATCTGCTACTGGGTACCTGAGAGGCGCAGTTGAAGGCGTACCCGAATGGCTGACGTCCTAATTGTACCGTTCAACAGCGGGGACAACGCCTTCCTGGCGGTCGGCAACGACCGGGACGATCTGCGGGTCTGGCACATCGACGATGGGGTCCTGAGGGAAACCCGGTCGCGCTTTCCCGGCTGCTTGCGCTTTTGCCCTACGCCGATTTCGGGGAGTGGGAAACGGGCGATTGGAACGATTCGGCCAGCCGTTACACCGTCATTCGCCTGCGTCCCCACGAATGACCACTGCCACCGAGCGCTCGCCTTCCCGCAGGTGGCCCCTCGCGCACCACGTCGTCAGCTAGCGGCCGCGACGCACATACCGCCGTGTCCGACTTGACTAATCAGCCGCTGGCGACGGGAAAACTCACGTTCGCGACTCGCAACGGTAGAACCGTACCCCGTACTATTGGCACACGGTCCCAGACTCCAACGGCGGAGTGGTTCAAATGGGCGGCATCCTGCGCGGACGGCTGATTCTCCTGGTCCTGATTCTCGGCGTCGCCGCGGCGGCGCTCGCCTGCGGCGACACTGCCGAAGCTCCGCCGGTCGAAACGATCGTCACCGTCACGGTGGAAGTCCCGGTCGAGGTCGAGAAGGTCGTTGAGGTCGAGAAGGTCGTCGAAGTCGAGAAGATCGTGGAAGTCGAGCGCGTCGTCGAGGCCACCCCGACCGCGGCAGCGCCCGCCGAAGCCGCGGCGCCCACCGGTCCGGCCATCTACAAGATGGGGCTGTTCGAGGATCCGATATCGCGCAACGTCTGGAACTACCTGGGCGGACCGGCAGGGTCGGTCTGGACCGGATACGTCATCGGCGGGTACGCCACGCAGCTCTACGGCTATTCCGACCAGCGATTCGACTGGGTCCCGGTGGCCGCGGACGGCTTTCCGACGGCATTGGCCCAGGAGACCGTCGACGGCGTCGAGTTCTGGACCACCGAGGTCTCGCTCAAGCAAGGCGTCACCTGGAGCGACGGCGAGGAGCTGACGGCGGACGACTTCGTCTTCACGGTCAACACCGTCATGGACCTGCAGCTCGGCGGAAACTGGGCTCAGCTGGTGGACTCCGCGTTCGTCGATCGGGCGGAGGCGCTCGACAGCCATCGGCTGAAGATCTATTTCAAGTCGACCGACGCCGACGGGAATCCGCAGACGCCCGGCCTCAGCGTGTGGCAGTTCGGCCTGGCCTTCATGCCGATTCTCCCTGAGCACTACTGGGCGCCCGTGGTGGAGCAAGCCAAGCAGGCCGGCACCGCGCCCCAGCAGATCGAAGCCCTGTTCGCGCACGTACCCGACGGCGAGCCCACCGCCGGCGGTCTGGCGTTTCGCCAGTGGGAGCCGGGCGCGTTCTTTGAAAACGAGACGGTCTCGAGTCATTTCCAGATGGGCGCCGTCGTCACGGAGTTCGCCAACGGCGCCTACCGGGAGACCAACGAACGACTCGGCTACAGCGAGGTCGCGTACGGCGAGGCCACCGGCGACACGGTTCTGGAGTTCGAGGTCGGTCCGCACTTCGAGACGGAGATCTTCAGCATCTACGGCAACCAGGACTCGGCGATCCTCGCCCTGACCACGGGCGACATCGACTTCCTCTTCAACCCACTGGGTCTGGAGAAGGGCTTTCTGGACCGCGTTCGGCAAGCGCCTGACCTGGAAGTCGTGACCAACCTCGATAACGGCGTCTTCTACCTGGGCTTCAACACCCGCAAGGGGCCCATGAGCTTCCGGGAGTTCCGGCAAGCCGTGGCGACCATGATCGACAAGGAATTCGTCGCGCAGTCGATTCTTCAGGACGCCGCGATTCCCATGTACGCCATGGTCCCCGAAGGCAACGCCTTCTGGCACAACGACGCCACGTCCAAGATCGGCCAGGGGCTGAGCCTGGGCGAGCGCATCGCGCAGGCGGTCGAGCTTCTAAAGAGCGCGGGGTTCACCTATGAGCAGGAGCCCGAGGTCGGCGAGGACGGCGAATTCGTCTCCTCGCCCGGCAGGGGCCTGCGCATGCCCGACGGGTCGGAGATCCCACAGCTCGAGTTGATCGCGCCGAGCGCCGGCTACGACCCCCTGCGGTCCACCTTCGCCATCTGGATCGAGCGCTGGCTCAACGACCTGGGCATTCCGGTTCGAGCGCAGCTGGTGGGATTCAACGTCCTCGTCGACCGGCTCTTCAGCGAGACGGTGGCCGAAGACCTCGACATGTGGATCCTTGGCTGGGGCTTCAGCATCTTCCCCAACTACCTGGAGAACATCTTCCACAGCCGCCACGCCCCAGAGAACGAGGAGGGCGGCTACAACTGGGGCGGCTACGGCAACCCCGAGTACGATGCGCTGGCCTTTGCCCTGCTGTCCGAGACCACCATCGAGGGCGCCCGGGAACTGGTCTACCAGATGCAGGAACTGCTCGCCGACGACCTGCCCTACGTGACGCTGTTCACCACGCCGAAAATCGATGTGTTCCGACCCACGCGGGTCGAGTACCCCTATACCTCGGTGCTCGGCGGCATGGCGCAGCAACAAGGGCTGCAACACGTCGTGCTGCTCAAGTAGCGCTTGACCGCGCGAACCAGGCGGGCTGCATGGGCGTAGTCGCGGTGTCAGCGGCCGATTCGCGTTCGCGCAGGTGACGTAGTTGGCCGCCTACCTCCTGCGTCGCACCGTCCAAATCCTGCTCACGCTCTTTGTCTTTCTGACCATCGTGTTCTTTCTCGTGAGCGCCCAGCCCGGCGACATCACCCGCCTGTACTCCATGGACCCCAGTCTCCCGCCGGAGACCCGCGCGAACCTCCAGGAGCTCTTTGGCGTCAACGAGCCGCTGTGGAAGCAGTACCTGGTCCATCTCAAGAACACGGTCACCGGCAACTTCGGCGTCTCATTCAGCCTCTATCCGAGGACCGTTGGCGACGTGATCCTGGAGCGCCTGCCGCGCACGCTGGTGCTGTTCGCGACGGCGACCGTGATTTCCTTTTACCTCGGCTTCGCACTGGGCAAAATCATCGCCTGGCGCCGCGGCGGATGGGTCGAATACACCTCGACCATCGGCGGGGTCTCGCTGTATACGGTGTTCACCCCGTGGTTCGGCCTCATGATGATCTGGCTGTTCGCCTTCAAGGCCGGCTGGCTGCCCATCGGCAAGTTCCTCGATCCGGTGGTATGGCGCGATTCGCCGACCGACTCGAACACGGTCTTCAACCTCATGCTGGCGACCGCCGCGATCCTCACGGTGGTCGTATTCGCGGTGGCAGTGGCGACCAAGAAGAAGCGCCTCGCCAAGGCGCCGCTCATTCAGGCGGGGACCGTCATCGCGGCTGCCGTGGCTGTGATCGGCGTGTGGCTGGCATCGGGCGTCGGATATCTCGCCCTGGACCTCGTCAAGCACATGATCCTGCCCATCGCCACGCTCACGCTGATCAGCTTTGCCGGAACCATGCTCCTGACCCGCAACAGCATGCTGGAGGTGATTCGCGAGGACCACGTGATGGTGGCCCGGGCCAAGGGATTGCCCGAAAAGGTCGTGCGTGACAAGCACGTCGCCCGCAATGCCCTCCTGCCGGTGGTCACCAGCTTCGTCTTCAGCCTCGCGTTCGCCATCGACGGCGGCGTCATCATTGAGTCCATCTTCTCCTGGCCCGGGATGGGGCAGACGCTCGTGTCGGCCACGGTCAGCGAGGACCTGCCGCTCGCTGTGGGCGCCTTCGTCTTCGTGGGCGTGTTCGTGCTCGTGGCGCACCTGGCGGCCGATGTCCTCTACGCCTACCTCGACCCGCGAGTCCGCCACCGATGAGGCTCGACGTCGCGCGCGTTGCCTCCACGCTGGCGCTGTGGCACATGCGCCTGGCGCTGGCGGGCCGAAGCCTCAAGCAGAACTGGTCGCTGTTTCTCGGAACGCGCATTGGCCTCTTGGGATTGGCCATCATCGTCTTCTACCTGCTGCTGGCCGCAGCGCATCCGATCCTGATGCACACAATCTGGGACGAGCGCACCTACGACCCAATCGTGGGCTACGCCTTCGACGAGCCCGTCCAGCCCGCGCCGCCGAGCCTGAGACATCCGCTCGGCACCGACCCGCTGGGCCGGGACATCCTCAGCCAGCTCATGTTCAGCACCCGGTCCGAGTTCCTGCTCGGATTGCTCGCGGCGCTCATGACGGTGTGCATCGGCACCATGGTCGGCGCCATCGCCGCCTACTACGGCGGGTGGGTGGACACGCTGCTGATGCGGCTGGCCGACATCATGATCATGATGCCGGCGATCAGCATCCTCATCGTGCTGAGCGCCCTATTCGAGGTCGGGCACCTGGAGCTGGCCGTACTGATCGGCCTGCTCTCGGGATTCGGCGGCACGGGCGTTGTGCTCAAGTCCCAGGCCCTTTCCGTCGTCGTCAAGCCCTACATCGACGCCGCCAGGGCCGCGGGCGGCGGAACGCTGCACATCCTGCTCGTCCACGTGGTCCCCAACCTGCTGCCGCTCTCGTTCCTCTACATGATGTTCACCGTCACCAGCGCCATCTTCTCGGAAGCTGTGCTGAGCTTCCTGGGCCTGTTGGACGTGCGCATGAGCTGGGGCCTGATGATCCACACCACCGAATCCGCCGGATACCTGCTGCAAGTCGGCGAGTACTGGTGGCTCATATTCCCGGCCAGCCTCTCGATCACCCTCCTGTGCTCGTCGTTCTACCTGCTGGGTCGTTCGCTGGACGAAGTCGTCAACCCGCGGCTGCGACGGCTATGAGCGGCCCCGCAAGCATTGGCCGGCGACGCGTCCTCCAGGCACTTGCCGTCGGAGGCGCGGCCGCGGTGTTGGCCGCCTGCGGCGATGCGGGCGACTTGGGGGCGACACCAGCGGATGCCGCGCCGGTCTCCAACGTCGCGTCGCCGCAGCCTTCCGCGTGGTTCAAGGACACGACGCCGTTCATCGTCCACGACGACGGCAAGAGCCTGGAAGCCCGCCTGGAATACATGGATGGGCTGATCACGCCCCATCGCTTCTTCTTTGTGCGCAACAACTCCGTCAGTCTCGACGTGGACGTGGATGCGTGGCGGCTCTCCATCGAAGGGGACGCCGTCGCCAATTCCCTGACGCTCACCTACGACGACATCCGCAAACTGCCCAGCCGCACGCTCGTCTGCTACCTGGAATGCGCCGGCAACCACCGCGCCATGTTTGGCCTGGTGCAGGAACGGCAGGCCAAGGGCACCCAATGGATGACCGGGGGCGTGAGCAACGGCAAATGGGTCGGCGTCCCCCTGCGCGAGGTGCTCACCCAGGCCGGGATCGCCGACGACGCGGTCAGCGTGCTGCTCATCGGGCTGGACACCGAGTCGCCGGAGCAGGGGTTTCGCCGCGTCCTTCCGGTGGCCAAGGCGCTGCACCCGGACACGCTGCTTGCCTACTCGCTCAACGGCGAAGACCTGCCGCGGGACCACGGCTTCCCGCTCCGCGCGCTGGTGCCCGGCTGGGTGGGCAGCAGCAACGTCAAGTGGCTCGGCCGCATCGTGGTCTCGCGGGAGCGCCTCTGGACGCGCAACAACACCACCTCCTACGTGCTCATCGGCGACGACTATGCGCCGGACGGCCAGGCGCTGGGCAAAGTCACGACGACCCAGGTCATCAAGAGCGCGCTGGCGCTGCCTTGGCCAGCGACGCTGCCTGCGCAACGCCACCAAGTCCATGGCTTCGCTCACTCGCCCGACGGTCCGATCCGGCGGGTCGAGTGGAGCCTCGATTCCGGAGAGAGCTGGCGCGAGGCCGCGGTGCTCGAGCCCCAGGTGCAGTACTCCTGGGCGCGGTTCGAGCTCGAGTGGGACGCGCGTCCGGGCGAATACACGGTCATGACCCGCGCCACCGACGCCGCGGGCAACACCCAGCCGGACGAGATTCCCTTCAACGAGAAGGGCTACCTCTTCAATCAGCCGGGCCCGCATCCGGTTCAGGTCAGCTAGCGACAAATTGGGGATGGACGAACACGCAATGCGACACCAGGTGCCTGAATCGGCAGCAGGTCCCTGCGGCTGCCACCGCCGCGGTCTGGCCCCCTCTCCC contains these protein-coding regions:
- the nudC gene encoding NAD(+) diphosphatase, which translates into the protein MTRPHTFSGNRLDRAERERRDPAWIARRERDPASVFLPLRRLDVLVRETTATRLDWRPGRWLAEMRVDGPRYLLGISGGVAHFAVDVSDHPDDLDQDREQRFAELREAAGLLPATEAGIAAQARANVDWHARHRFCGACGHPTAPQRGGQSRKCGHCGMEHFPRTDPVVIVVVADGDRCLLGQSHGRLSSQRMFSALAGFMDQGESIEEAVRREVAEESGVQVGAVRYHSSQPWPFPSSLMIGCHADALTFDPRPDDVEMQAVRWFDRDQVLRALAGADPHLRVPGEYAIAHHLIRAWAEGEI
- a CDS encoding NYN domain-containing protein — encoded protein: MDRVFIYWDNSNIFHEAQRLAEERGEGPDARYRVRINFDNILRLAHADRPLERAVAAGSIPPEMRHLWNRMEGAGVEVRLFDRGSPNRGEQDMPDRLLQLRMLEDALDYNGDPGIAVLLTGDGAGYLEGAGFHSTLERMHNRGWRIEVLSWAHSCNQRMRGWAEHNGVFVALDDFYDAITFMEPSQPGFELARARDSADLDLSQRLIA
- a CDS encoding HigA family addiction module antitoxin, which produces MPMKNPPHPGLSVRFDCLAPLDLSVTEAARRLGVSRKQLSDVVNGRSGISPEMAIRLDKAFGGGAAAWYQLQASYDLAQAMQRSDDIHVAPIHAEVQR
- a CDS encoding ABC transporter substrate-binding protein, whose translation is MGGILRGRLILLVLILGVAAAALACGDTAEAPPVETIVTVTVEVPVEVEKVVEVEKVVEVEKIVEVERVVEATPTAAAPAEAAAPTGPAIYKMGLFEDPISRNVWNYLGGPAGSVWTGYVIGGYATQLYGYSDQRFDWVPVAADGFPTALAQETVDGVEFWTTEVSLKQGVTWSDGEELTADDFVFTVNTVMDLQLGGNWAQLVDSAFVDRAEALDSHRLKIYFKSTDADGNPQTPGLSVWQFGLAFMPILPEHYWAPVVEQAKQAGTAPQQIEALFAHVPDGEPTAGGLAFRQWEPGAFFENETVSSHFQMGAVVTEFANGAYRETNERLGYSEVAYGEATGDTVLEFEVGPHFETEIFSIYGNQDSAILALTTGDIDFLFNPLGLEKGFLDRVRQAPDLEVVTNLDNGVFYLGFNTRKGPMSFREFRQAVATMIDKEFVAQSILQDAAIPMYAMVPEGNAFWHNDATSKIGQGLSLGERIAQAVELLKSAGFTYEQEPEVGEDGEFVSSPGRGLRMPDGSEIPQLELIAPSAGYDPLRSTFAIWIERWLNDLGIPVRAQLVGFNVLVDRLFSETVAEDLDMWILGWGFSIFPNYLENIFHSRHAPENEEGGYNWGGYGNPEYDALAFALLSETTIEGARELVYQMQELLADDLPYVTLFTTPKIDVFRPTRVEYPYTSVLGGMAQQQGLQHVVLLK
- a CDS encoding ABC transporter permease, with product MAAYLLRRTVQILLTLFVFLTIVFFLVSAQPGDITRLYSMDPSLPPETRANLQELFGVNEPLWKQYLVHLKNTVTGNFGVSFSLYPRTVGDVILERLPRTLVLFATATVISFYLGFALGKIIAWRRGGWVEYTSTIGGVSLYTVFTPWFGLMMIWLFAFKAGWLPIGKFLDPVVWRDSPTDSNTVFNLMLATAAILTVVVFAVAVATKKKRLAKAPLIQAGTVIAAAVAVIGVWLASGVGYLALDLVKHMILPIATLTLISFAGTMLLTRNSMLEVIREDHVMVARAKGLPEKVVRDKHVARNALLPVVTSFVFSLAFAIDGGVIIESIFSWPGMGQTLVSATVSEDLPLAVGAFVFVGVFVLVAHLAADVLYAYLDPRVRHR
- a CDS encoding ABC transporter permease — encoded protein: MRLDVARVASTLALWHMRLALAGRSLKQNWSLFLGTRIGLLGLAIIVFYLLLAAAHPILMHTIWDERTYDPIVGYAFDEPVQPAPPSLRHPLGTDPLGRDILSQLMFSTRSEFLLGLLAALMTVCIGTMVGAIAAYYGGWVDTLLMRLADIMIMMPAISILIVLSALFEVGHLELAVLIGLLSGFGGTGVVLKSQALSVVVKPYIDAARAAGGGTLHILLVHVVPNLLPLSFLYMMFTVTSAIFSEAVLSFLGLLDVRMSWGLMIHTTESAGYLLQVGEYWWLIFPASLSITLLCSSFYLLGRSLDEVVNPRLRRL
- a CDS encoding sulfite oxidase, with the protein product MSGPASIGRRRVLQALAVGGAAAVLAACGDAGDLGATPADAAPVSNVASPQPSAWFKDTTPFIVHDDGKSLEARLEYMDGLITPHRFFFVRNNSVSLDVDVDAWRLSIEGDAVANSLTLTYDDIRKLPSRTLVCYLECAGNHRAMFGLVQERQAKGTQWMTGGVSNGKWVGVPLREVLTQAGIADDAVSVLLIGLDTESPEQGFRRVLPVAKALHPDTLLAYSLNGEDLPRDHGFPLRALVPGWVGSSNVKWLGRIVVSRERLWTRNNTTSYVLIGDDYAPDGQALGKVTTTQVIKSALALPWPATLPAQRHQVHGFAHSPDGPIRRVEWSLDSGESWREAAVLEPQVQYSWARFELEWDARPGEYTVMTRATDAAGNTQPDEIPFNEKGYLFNQPGPHPVQVS